The window TATACGCGATTGCTGCTTACCTTCACTTGAAAGAATATTTGCACGCTTTTCACGTTCCGCACGCATTTGTCTTTCCATTGCTTCCAAAATTGTTCTGGTAGGAGTTATATCCCGTATTTCATAGCGTGTAACTTTTATTCCCCAGTTATCGGAGGCTTCATCAAGGGCTTTTACTATATTATCGTTTAAACCCTCCCGTCCGCAAAAGGTTTTATCAAGCTCCATTTTTCCTATTTCGCTGCGCATAGTAGTCTTTGCAAGCTGTGCAACCGCATAGCGATAATTATCTATCCCGTAACTTGCTTTTACAGGGTCGAAAATTTTTAAATAAAGAATTCCGTCAACTTGAACTTGAACATTATCCGACGTGATACAAACTTGCGGGTCAACATCGAGAGCTTCTTCTTTTAAATTTTGCTTATAAGCCACCCTGTCAATAAACGGAACAAGAATATGAAAACCGGCCGTTAATGTACGCGAATATTTTCCCAAGCGTTCAATAACATAACTTTCCTGCTCCGGAACAACAACCGCAATTGTAAAAAGAATAAATACGGTTATTGCCGCTATAACATAAATAGTTATCATAATACCTCCTAATTAACATATACCGATATTTTAACAGATATTAAAAGGAATTACAATTACTTTTAAAAAAATTAACCGTAAAACCTATTTACACTTTAGAAAAATCTTTTTATAATTTATTAAAATGGAGGT is drawn from Treponema pedis and contains these coding sequences:
- a CDS encoding SPFH domain-containing protein, producing the protein MITIYVIAAITVFILFTIAVVVPEQESYVIERLGKYSRTLTAGFHILVPFIDRVAYKQNLKEEALDVDPQVCITSDNVQVQVDGILYLKIFDPVKASYGIDNYRYAVAQLAKTTMRSEIGKMELDKTFCGREGLNDNIVKALDEASDNWGIKVTRYEIRDITPTRTILEAMERQMRAEREKRANILSSEGKQQSRINISLGKKEEAINKAMGEKQRKINLAEGRSKAIEITSNATAEGLRLIADALSQPGGKTAMGIRLAENYIQRFENIIKKSKVSVYPENIAGFAALTDIIKNAGKEQVKGKGGINA